A window of Raphanus sativus cultivar WK10039 unplaced genomic scaffold, ASM80110v3 Scaffold0971, whole genome shotgun sequence genomic DNA:
TCAAGACATCATTGAACTAAATGTATGCCTCTTTGTCCTTCCCAGGAGAACCTGTTACCCATACTCTTCAAATCTGTGAAGTCACAAGTCCTCATCATAGTTCTGAAATCATGAAACGAGGATTCAGGTCTTACTCTACCTCCATCCTTTTCATGGTTTCCTCTAATGTCATTAAAGTCACCCAAAGCAAACCAAGCATTCTGTTGTCTATTAACACTGAGACGTTGCAGTTGTTCCCAAACATGTGATCTCAAAGCCGGGTTAGGATGACcatagacaaaagaaaaatagaaaggATTTTCATTAATTCTGCCAACCATACAATCGATCAGATTTGGAGAATAACTAAGAACAGAGAGCTGTACATTCTGCTTCCAAAATACTACTAAACCACCACTAAGACCAACTGGAGGAACTGTTACATGAAAAGCAAATCCTAACTGAGCACCAACATCTCGAACATAATCATCTTGTTGTTTTGTCTCTGAAAGGCATATGATGTCCAGGAGATACACACGATTGATCTCCTTTAGGCGTCGAACTGTCGAGTCAATGCCTAGACCTCGACAGTTCCAACATAACACTCTCATGGTGGAAGAGGTGGTTCTGGGCCCACCGCGCCTCTCACCTCAAAAGATTTCTCAGCCTCGTCATGAACTTGAGCCTCTGCGCTCTCCTCCTTGTCTGAAACAGTGAAGCGTTGTCGCTTGGTCTCAGCAGTTCCACTGGATTGCCCCACTTCCGTGCGAGTGAATTTGGAGACATTCAGCGTTGTCTCTCCCATCCATTTCTTCCTCTTGCCTCCTGACTCTCTTTCAGCCTGAATACCAAAGGGATCAATCGGGTTATACATTTCATCCATGACAATCTCATCAGTATACATGTTTGGCATAGCGTCTCCATGCCAgagctcatcatcatcatccgcAGCATCAATCTCTGCCATGTTCCTCTCTGAACCGTCACCTTCTGGAACAACCGgattagcttcttcttcttgaacttCGTCATCATGGATCTCCTCAATAATGATCCCCTGATTAGGAACGAGATCATCTGGCTGATCATCGCCACTGTCATTGTTGTTTCCATCAGGGTTAGGACCACCGTTTTGGATTTGACAGGCTCCATTGTCATGGGTCATCATCCCACAGAGTTCACAAAAGCCTCTGAGTCTCTCATACTGGAAACGAAGCAGAGTGTTGACTCCTGGAGTGAATTGAAAGTTGCGCTGGAAACGCAATGGTTGAGAGACTTCCCAATTGATTCTCACTCTGACAAACTCCAGACGACCACCATTTTCTTCATTGTAATCCATTTGAATGTATTGACCTATCTCTCTTGCAATATGAACAATAACATCTCTGTTCATATACTGGAACGGGATTCCTCGGATTTGAATCCAGAAAGGAATGTAGTTCAGGAGCGCCATGTCCATCAATGGCGTCCAGCGTTGCAACACCATCATTCGTTCAGCGAAAGCCCATGGACCCCTCCGAATCACCATCTCCATCGCTTCCTCTGAAGGAAACACGAACTGAAAACGACGTCCTTCAATGATACGCCCACGAGCAATTCCTTCCAAACCCCAATTTCTTGGCATAGTAGCAATGAGTGCACGGAGATTCTGACGTCGTGGCATGACAGGACGCCCAATCAGGATGAAGCggttttcttcttctgctcTTCTCACAACATTGGTAGGCAGGACAAAAGGTGCGTCATCAGCACCAAGAGTTAAATCTTGCAAACCACACCTAATATTCTCAGCCATCGTGTGTTTTGGAATAGTATACCAAGGAAAAGAGAGAGATTTCGCAAAAGGAGAAGACAGAATTTGATAATAATCCAAACAGAGGATCTTATTTAAATAGTCTCCAACTTGCGAAATTCTTGGAGTAACTGATTCATCACGATGGTTTTGCACTACCGTCGTGGGGATAACCAACATCGTGGGGAAATTCCATGAATAAATCCCCTCTCTGTATACAAAATCAGATTCAACCACTGGAATCGTGGCGAAGAAATGAAGAAAAGATAACCGTTTCAAAATCGCCTTTTTTGTCGTGACTCTCATGtatgtttaattattatatattgggCTACTGAAAGTTATtgtaagccttttcacatagatcacttatttttcttctcttggaCCAGTGGACTCTAATTAGTAATGGGCTTCTATGGGTCTTTACGGCTTGGGGAAAAGCTGGACACGTGGCAGGTGAATTATAGTTTACGTTTGACTTTTTACTTATAGAGTGTTGGACCTcttattttgtcttttgttaTTACAGTTTGCCGTAGTTTAGGATTTCAAAAGACGTTTTTGTTCAGACTAATCATGTGTAGGGTTTCATCATCTTCCTAATTTTAACATTCATAGGTAAGAAGCCGTCGATCAACTCACTGTAACGTATCTCATTTGCAATTAAACATACTTTAATCCGAGTTTTAACGTGATTTCCCCCACCTCCCACTCTCAAACATTCAATCGGACTTATCCTCTCCCAATCAAACCGACGGAATCTCCAAATATAAATCTTCTAGCGATGACATCACATCTTCACCAAATGGAGAAGAATAGTCTCTGTTAATTACCCACTCCGAGAAT
This region includes:
- the LOC130503474 gene encoding uncharacterized protein LOC130503474; translation: MAENIRCGLQDLTLGADDAPFVLPTNVVRRAEEENRFILIGRPVMPRRQNLRALIATMPRNWGLEGIARGRIIEGRRFQFVFPSEEAMEMVIRRGPWAFAERMMVLQRWTPLMDMALLNYIPFWIQIRGIPFQYMNRDVIVHIAREIGQYIQMDYNEENGGRLEFVRVRINWEVSQPLRFQRNFQFTPGVNTLLRFQYERLRGFCELCGMMTHDNGACQIQNGGPNPDGNNNDSGDDQPDDLVPNQGIIIEEIHDDEVQEEEANPVVPEGDGSERNMAEIDAADDDDELWHGDAMPNMYTDEIVMDEMYNPIDPFGIQAERESGGKRKKWMGETTLNVSKFTRTEVGQSSGTAETKRQRFTVSDKEESAEAQVHDEAEKSFEVRGAVGPEPPLPP